In the Rhea pennata isolate bPtePen1 chromosome 25, bPtePen1.pri, whole genome shotgun sequence genome, one interval contains:
- the PI16 gene encoding peptidase inhibitor 16 isoform X2, with protein MIDPGPCCLLKKEVICRVLELSWSLSDEEKKIIVDGHNKYRSQVSPPAVDMLKMSWDTELEAFAQAYAEKCIWDHNKERGRRGENLFAMTPTLDLEFAVEDWNGEEKYYNLTTATCTPGQMCGHYTQVVWASTHRIGCGVKFCAKIDGIETEDMYLLVCNYYPPGNMKGRKPYKEGSSCSQCPEGTLCVNSLCEPTVEETTTSSVTTKASPSTTATAKPKPPTTLPTTATAKPKPTTTLPPTTTLPTTAKPKPTTTLSTTTTANPKPTTTLPTTTLPTTTTAKPKPTTTLPTTAKPKPTTTLPTTTMLPTTTTAKPKPTTTLPTTAKPKPTTTLPTTTTLPTTTTAKPKPTTMLPTTTTLPTTAKPKPTIILPTTTMAKPKLTTTLPTTTTAKPKPTTTLPTTTVAKPKHTTTLPTTTTAKPKPTTTLPTTTTAKPKPTTTLPTTTVAKPKHTTTLPTTTTAKPKPTTTLPTTTAAKPKPTTTLPTTTTAKPKPTTTLPTTTMAKPKPTTTLPTTTVAKPKPTTTLPTTTTAKSKPTTTLPTTTTAKSKPTTTLPTTTTAKPTPTTTLLTTTTAKHKPATLAPTTTTSSTTTTLATSAKPKPTTTLPVKTKPTMPAATTTAAKPKPTTPAPTTAKPKLTQPVPTTSITAKPTPTTPTPTTTTSVAKPKPTATTSAKPKLTTTTPVPTTVITTLQQKPTTTTKPALTKTEGPIPTEADGLTLSFEPTLDLDYKISPDTEADTGEPVTPLTSEAPALLETGTAFSPKSVPETNKGVKDSGREKPVFSFSSPSPSLRQIIPEIKLGFNKAELITPSKSVVFSPEEPTFLRLTSSSKETKGQSPAFQTSLSDALNTEETETKSDQTSMEQPRAGAPSTSFGLSLFLLPSVILVGLLL; from the exons ATGATAGACCCTGGACCTTGCTGCCTACTGAAGAAGGAGGTAATCTGCAGAG TGCTGGAGCTAAGCTGGTCCCTGAgtgatgaagaaaagaagataattgTGGATGGACACAATAAATACCGCTCCCAGGTCTCTCCTCCTGCTGTGGACATGCTGAAGATG AGCTGGGACACGGAGCTGGAGGCCTTTGCTCAAGCCTATGCAGAGAAGTGCATCTGGGACCACAACAAGGAGAGGGGCCGACGAGGAGAAAACCTCTTTGCTATGACCCCAACCCTGGACCTGGAATTTGCTGTGGAAGACTGGAACGGGGAGGAGAAATACTACAACTTAACAACCGCCACGTGCACCCCTGGGCAGATGTGTGGCCATTACACCCAG GTGGTCTGGGCAAGCACACATCGTATTGGCTGTGGGGTGAAGTTTTGTGCAAAGATCGACGGTATTGAAACAGAGGACATGTACCTGCTTGTCTGCAACTATTATCCCCC GGGTAATATGAAAGGCCGAAAGCCGTACAAGGAAGGATCCTCGTGTTCCCAGTGCCCAGAGGGTACCTTGTGTGTCAACTCCTTGTGTG AACCCACTGTAGAAGAGACCACTACATCCTCTGTGACAACAAAGGCAAGCCCATCCACCACAGCCACGGCCAAGCCAAAACCCCCAACCACGCTACCCACCACAGCCACGGCCAAGCCAAAACCCACAACCACGCTACCACCCACAACCACGCTACCCACCACAGCCAAGCCGAAACCCACAACCACGCTATCCACCACAACCACAGCCAACCCAAAACCCACAACCACACTGCCCACAACCACGCTACCCACCACAACCACAGCCAAGCCAAAACCCACAACCACGCTACCCACCACAGCCAAGCCAAAGCCCACAACCACGCTTCCCACCACAACCATGCTTCCCACCACAACCACAGCCAAGCCAAAACCCACAACCACGCTACCCACCACAGCCAAGCCAAAGCCCACAACCACGCTTCCCACCACAACCACACTACCCACCACAACCACAGCCAAGCCAAAACCCACAACCATGCTACCCACCACAACCACACTACCCACCACAGCCAAGCCAAAACCCACAATCATACTACCCACCACAACCATGGCCAAGCCAAAACTCACAACCACGCTACCCACCACAACCACAGCCAAGCCAAAACCCACAACCACGCTACCCACCACAACCGTGGCCAAGCCAAAGCACACAACCACGCTACCCACCACAACCACAGCCAAGCCAAAGCCCACAACCACACTACCCACCACAACCACAGCCAAGCCAAAACCCACAACCACACTACCCACCACAACCGTGGCCAAGCCAAAGCACACAACCACACTACCCACCACAACCACAGCCAAGCCAAAGCCCACAACCACACTACCCACCACAACCGCGGCCAAGCCAAAGCCCACAACCACACTACCCACCACAACCACAGCCAAGCCAAAACCCACAACCACACTACCCACCACAACCATGGCCAAGCCAAAGCCCACAACCACACTACCCACCACAACCGTGGCCAAGCCAAAGCCCACAACCACACTACCCACCACAACCACGGCCAAGTCAAAACCCACAACCACGCTTCCCACCACAACCACGGCCAAGTCAAAACCCACAACCACGCTTCCCACCACAACCACGGCCAAGCCAACACCCACAACCACGCTTCTTACCACAACCACGGCCAAGCACAAACCTGCAACACTGGCACCTACTACAACCACATCATCAACCACAACTACATTAGCAACCTCAGCCAAGCCAAAACCCACAACCACACTACCAGTCAAGACAAAACCCACCATGCCAGCAGCTACCACAACAGCAGCCAAGCCCAAACCTACAACACCAGCACCCACCACAGCCAAGCCAAAGCTCACACAGCCAGTGCCTACCACAAGCATTACAGCCAAACCAACACCCACCACACCAACACCCACCACAACTACTTCTGTGGCCAAACCAAAACCCACTGCTACAACATCAGCAAAGCCAAAACTCACTACCACAACACCAGTACCTACCACAGTGATAACAACTCTGCAACAGAAACCTACCACAACTACAAAGCCAGCACTCACCAAAACAGAAGGACCTATTCCTACTGAGGCAGATGGGCTAACGCTGTCCTTTGAGCCCACGTTAGACTTGGATTATAAAATATCTCCAGACACAGAGGCAGACACTGGAGAGCCTGTTACCCCCTTAACAAGTGAGGCTCCTGCCTTATTAGAAACGGGCACAGCCTTCAGCCCAAAATCAGTCCCAGAAACAAATAAAGGTGTGAAAGACagtggaagagagaagccagtcttctccttttccagtcCATCCCCATCTCTCAGGCAAATTATTCCAGAGATCAAGTTAGGTTTCAATAAAGCTGAGCTCATAACTCCCTCAAAGTCAGTGGTCTTCAGCCCTGAAGAGCCCACCTTCTTGCGTTTAACATCATCTTCCAAAGAAACAAAGGGGCAGAGCCCCGCTTTCCAGACCTCCCTCTCAG ATGCCCTGAACACTGAAGAAACGGAGACAAAATCAGATCAGACAAGCATGGAACAGCCTAGGGCTGGAGCCCCCAGCACCTCGTTTGggctttctctcttccttctgcccAGTGTCATCCTGGTCGGCCTTCTTCTTTGA
- the PI16 gene encoding peptidase inhibitor 16 isoform X3 yields MTPTLDLEFAVEDWNGEEKYYNLTTATCTPGQMCGHYTQVVWASTHRIGCGVKFCAKIDGIETEDMYLLVCNYYPPGNMKGRKPYKEGSSCSQCPEGTLCVNSLCEPTVEETTTSSVTTKASPSTTATAKPKPPTTLPTTATAKPKPTTTLPPTTTLPTTAKPKPTTTLSTTTTANPKPTTTLPTTTLPTTTTAKPKPTTTLPTTAKPKPTTTLPTTTMLPTTTTAKPKPTTTLPTTAKPKPTTTLPTTTTLPTTTTAKPKPTTMLPTTTTLPTTAKPKPTIILPTTTMAKPKLTTTLPTTTTAKPKPTTTLPTTTVAKPKHTTTLPTTTTAKPKPTTTLPTTTTAKPKPTTTLPTTTVAKPKHTTTLPTTTTAKPKPTTTLPTTTAAKPKPTTTLPTTTTAKPKPTTTLPTTTMAKPKPTTTLPTTTVAKPKPTTTLPTTTTAKSKPTTTLPTTTTAKSKPTTTLPTTTTAKPTPTTTLLTTTTAKHKPATLAPTTTTSSTTTTLATSAKPKPTTTLPVKTKPTMPAATTTAAKPKPTTPAPTTAKPKLTQPVPTTSITAKPTPTTPTPTTTTSVAKPKPTATTSAKPKLTTTTPVPTTVITTLQQKPTTTTKPALTKTEGPIPTEADGLTLSFEPTLDLDYKISPDTEADTGEPVTPLTSEAPALLETGTAFSPKSVPETNKGVKDSGREKPVFSFSSPSPSLRQIIPEIKLGFNKAELITPSKSVVFSPEEPTFLRLTSSSKETKGQSPAFQTSLSADALNTEETETKSDQTSMEQPRAGAPSTSFGLSLFLLPSVILVGLLL; encoded by the exons ATGACCCCAACCCTGGACCTGGAATTTGCTGTGGAAGACTGGAACGGGGAGGAGAAATACTACAACTTAACAACCGCCACGTGCACCCCTGGGCAGATGTGTGGCCATTACACCCAG GTGGTCTGGGCAAGCACACATCGTATTGGCTGTGGGGTGAAGTTTTGTGCAAAGATCGACGGTATTGAAACAGAGGACATGTACCTGCTTGTCTGCAACTATTATCCCCC GGGTAATATGAAAGGCCGAAAGCCGTACAAGGAAGGATCCTCGTGTTCCCAGTGCCCAGAGGGTACCTTGTGTGTCAACTCCTTGTGTG AACCCACTGTAGAAGAGACCACTACATCCTCTGTGACAACAAAGGCAAGCCCATCCACCACAGCCACGGCCAAGCCAAAACCCCCAACCACGCTACCCACCACAGCCACGGCCAAGCCAAAACCCACAACCACGCTACCACCCACAACCACGCTACCCACCACAGCCAAGCCGAAACCCACAACCACGCTATCCACCACAACCACAGCCAACCCAAAACCCACAACCACACTGCCCACAACCACGCTACCCACCACAACCACAGCCAAGCCAAAACCCACAACCACGCTACCCACCACAGCCAAGCCAAAGCCCACAACCACGCTTCCCACCACAACCATGCTTCCCACCACAACCACAGCCAAGCCAAAACCCACAACCACGCTACCCACCACAGCCAAGCCAAAGCCCACAACCACGCTTCCCACCACAACCACACTACCCACCACAACCACAGCCAAGCCAAAACCCACAACCATGCTACCCACCACAACCACACTACCCACCACAGCCAAGCCAAAACCCACAATCATACTACCCACCACAACCATGGCCAAGCCAAAACTCACAACCACGCTACCCACCACAACCACAGCCAAGCCAAAACCCACAACCACGCTACCCACCACAACCGTGGCCAAGCCAAAGCACACAACCACGCTACCCACCACAACCACAGCCAAGCCAAAGCCCACAACCACACTACCCACCACAACCACAGCCAAGCCAAAACCCACAACCACACTACCCACCACAACCGTGGCCAAGCCAAAGCACACAACCACACTACCCACCACAACCACAGCCAAGCCAAAGCCCACAACCACACTACCCACCACAACCGCGGCCAAGCCAAAGCCCACAACCACACTACCCACCACAACCACAGCCAAGCCAAAACCCACAACCACACTACCCACCACAACCATGGCCAAGCCAAAGCCCACAACCACACTACCCACCACAACCGTGGCCAAGCCAAAGCCCACAACCACACTACCCACCACAACCACGGCCAAGTCAAAACCCACAACCACGCTTCCCACCACAACCACGGCCAAGTCAAAACCCACAACCACGCTTCCCACCACAACCACGGCCAAGCCAACACCCACAACCACGCTTCTTACCACAACCACGGCCAAGCACAAACCTGCAACACTGGCACCTACTACAACCACATCATCAACCACAACTACATTAGCAACCTCAGCCAAGCCAAAACCCACAACCACACTACCAGTCAAGACAAAACCCACCATGCCAGCAGCTACCACAACAGCAGCCAAGCCCAAACCTACAACACCAGCACCCACCACAGCCAAGCCAAAGCTCACACAGCCAGTGCCTACCACAAGCATTACAGCCAAACCAACACCCACCACACCAACACCCACCACAACTACTTCTGTGGCCAAACCAAAACCCACTGCTACAACATCAGCAAAGCCAAAACTCACTACCACAACACCAGTACCTACCACAGTGATAACAACTCTGCAACAGAAACCTACCACAACTACAAAGCCAGCACTCACCAAAACAGAAGGACCTATTCCTACTGAGGCAGATGGGCTAACGCTGTCCTTTGAGCCCACGTTAGACTTGGATTATAAAATATCTCCAGACACAGAGGCAGACACTGGAGAGCCTGTTACCCCCTTAACAAGTGAGGCTCCTGCCTTATTAGAAACGGGCACAGCCTTCAGCCCAAAATCAGTCCCAGAAACAAATAAAGGTGTGAAAGACagtggaagagagaagccagtcttctccttttccagtcCATCCCCATCTCTCAGGCAAATTATTCCAGAGATCAAGTTAGGTTTCAATAAAGCTGAGCTCATAACTCCCTCAAAGTCAGTGGTCTTCAGCCCTGAAGAGCCCACCTTCTTGCGTTTAACATCATCTTCCAAAGAAACAAAGGGGCAGAGCCCCGCTTTCCAGACCTCCCTCTCAG CAGATGCCCTGAACACTGAAGAAACGGAGACAAAATCAGATCAGACAAGCATGGAACAGCCTAGGGCTGGAGCCCCCAGCACCTCGTTTGggctttctctcttccttctgcccAGTGTCATCCTGGTCGGCCTTCTTCTTTGA
- the PI16 gene encoding peptidase inhibitor 16 isoform X1 produces the protein MIDPGPCCLLKKEVICRVLELSWSLSDEEKKIIVDGHNKYRSQVSPPAVDMLKMSWDTELEAFAQAYAEKCIWDHNKERGRRGENLFAMTPTLDLEFAVEDWNGEEKYYNLTTATCTPGQMCGHYTQVVWASTHRIGCGVKFCAKIDGIETEDMYLLVCNYYPPGNMKGRKPYKEGSSCSQCPEGTLCVNSLCEPTVEETTTSSVTTKASPSTTATAKPKPPTTLPTTATAKPKPTTTLPPTTTLPTTAKPKPTTTLSTTTTANPKPTTTLPTTTLPTTTTAKPKPTTTLPTTAKPKPTTTLPTTTMLPTTTTAKPKPTTTLPTTAKPKPTTTLPTTTTLPTTTTAKPKPTTMLPTTTTLPTTAKPKPTIILPTTTMAKPKLTTTLPTTTTAKPKPTTTLPTTTVAKPKHTTTLPTTTTAKPKPTTTLPTTTTAKPKPTTTLPTTTVAKPKHTTTLPTTTTAKPKPTTTLPTTTAAKPKPTTTLPTTTTAKPKPTTTLPTTTMAKPKPTTTLPTTTVAKPKPTTTLPTTTTAKSKPTTTLPTTTTAKSKPTTTLPTTTTAKPTPTTTLLTTTTAKHKPATLAPTTTTSSTTTTLATSAKPKPTTTLPVKTKPTMPAATTTAAKPKPTTPAPTTAKPKLTQPVPTTSITAKPTPTTPTPTTTTSVAKPKPTATTSAKPKLTTTTPVPTTVITTLQQKPTTTTKPALTKTEGPIPTEADGLTLSFEPTLDLDYKISPDTEADTGEPVTPLTSEAPALLETGTAFSPKSVPETNKGVKDSGREKPVFSFSSPSPSLRQIIPEIKLGFNKAELITPSKSVVFSPEEPTFLRLTSSSKETKGQSPAFQTSLSADALNTEETETKSDQTSMEQPRAGAPSTSFGLSLFLLPSVILVGLLL, from the exons ATGATAGACCCTGGACCTTGCTGCCTACTGAAGAAGGAGGTAATCTGCAGAG TGCTGGAGCTAAGCTGGTCCCTGAgtgatgaagaaaagaagataattgTGGATGGACACAATAAATACCGCTCCCAGGTCTCTCCTCCTGCTGTGGACATGCTGAAGATG AGCTGGGACACGGAGCTGGAGGCCTTTGCTCAAGCCTATGCAGAGAAGTGCATCTGGGACCACAACAAGGAGAGGGGCCGACGAGGAGAAAACCTCTTTGCTATGACCCCAACCCTGGACCTGGAATTTGCTGTGGAAGACTGGAACGGGGAGGAGAAATACTACAACTTAACAACCGCCACGTGCACCCCTGGGCAGATGTGTGGCCATTACACCCAG GTGGTCTGGGCAAGCACACATCGTATTGGCTGTGGGGTGAAGTTTTGTGCAAAGATCGACGGTATTGAAACAGAGGACATGTACCTGCTTGTCTGCAACTATTATCCCCC GGGTAATATGAAAGGCCGAAAGCCGTACAAGGAAGGATCCTCGTGTTCCCAGTGCCCAGAGGGTACCTTGTGTGTCAACTCCTTGTGTG AACCCACTGTAGAAGAGACCACTACATCCTCTGTGACAACAAAGGCAAGCCCATCCACCACAGCCACGGCCAAGCCAAAACCCCCAACCACGCTACCCACCACAGCCACGGCCAAGCCAAAACCCACAACCACGCTACCACCCACAACCACGCTACCCACCACAGCCAAGCCGAAACCCACAACCACGCTATCCACCACAACCACAGCCAACCCAAAACCCACAACCACACTGCCCACAACCACGCTACCCACCACAACCACAGCCAAGCCAAAACCCACAACCACGCTACCCACCACAGCCAAGCCAAAGCCCACAACCACGCTTCCCACCACAACCATGCTTCCCACCACAACCACAGCCAAGCCAAAACCCACAACCACGCTACCCACCACAGCCAAGCCAAAGCCCACAACCACGCTTCCCACCACAACCACACTACCCACCACAACCACAGCCAAGCCAAAACCCACAACCATGCTACCCACCACAACCACACTACCCACCACAGCCAAGCCAAAACCCACAATCATACTACCCACCACAACCATGGCCAAGCCAAAACTCACAACCACGCTACCCACCACAACCACAGCCAAGCCAAAACCCACAACCACGCTACCCACCACAACCGTGGCCAAGCCAAAGCACACAACCACGCTACCCACCACAACCACAGCCAAGCCAAAGCCCACAACCACACTACCCACCACAACCACAGCCAAGCCAAAACCCACAACCACACTACCCACCACAACCGTGGCCAAGCCAAAGCACACAACCACACTACCCACCACAACCACAGCCAAGCCAAAGCCCACAACCACACTACCCACCACAACCGCGGCCAAGCCAAAGCCCACAACCACACTACCCACCACAACCACAGCCAAGCCAAAACCCACAACCACACTACCCACCACAACCATGGCCAAGCCAAAGCCCACAACCACACTACCCACCACAACCGTGGCCAAGCCAAAGCCCACAACCACACTACCCACCACAACCACGGCCAAGTCAAAACCCACAACCACGCTTCCCACCACAACCACGGCCAAGTCAAAACCCACAACCACGCTTCCCACCACAACCACGGCCAAGCCAACACCCACAACCACGCTTCTTACCACAACCACGGCCAAGCACAAACCTGCAACACTGGCACCTACTACAACCACATCATCAACCACAACTACATTAGCAACCTCAGCCAAGCCAAAACCCACAACCACACTACCAGTCAAGACAAAACCCACCATGCCAGCAGCTACCACAACAGCAGCCAAGCCCAAACCTACAACACCAGCACCCACCACAGCCAAGCCAAAGCTCACACAGCCAGTGCCTACCACAAGCATTACAGCCAAACCAACACCCACCACACCAACACCCACCACAACTACTTCTGTGGCCAAACCAAAACCCACTGCTACAACATCAGCAAAGCCAAAACTCACTACCACAACACCAGTACCTACCACAGTGATAACAACTCTGCAACAGAAACCTACCACAACTACAAAGCCAGCACTCACCAAAACAGAAGGACCTATTCCTACTGAGGCAGATGGGCTAACGCTGTCCTTTGAGCCCACGTTAGACTTGGATTATAAAATATCTCCAGACACAGAGGCAGACACTGGAGAGCCTGTTACCCCCTTAACAAGTGAGGCTCCTGCCTTATTAGAAACGGGCACAGCCTTCAGCCCAAAATCAGTCCCAGAAACAAATAAAGGTGTGAAAGACagtggaagagagaagccagtcttctccttttccagtcCATCCCCATCTCTCAGGCAAATTATTCCAGAGATCAAGTTAGGTTTCAATAAAGCTGAGCTCATAACTCCCTCAAAGTCAGTGGTCTTCAGCCCTGAAGAGCCCACCTTCTTGCGTTTAACATCATCTTCCAAAGAAACAAAGGGGCAGAGCCCCGCTTTCCAGACCTCCCTCTCAG CAGATGCCCTGAACACTGAAGAAACGGAGACAAAATCAGATCAGACAAGCATGGAACAGCCTAGGGCTGGAGCCCCCAGCACCTCGTTTGggctttctctcttccttctgcccAGTGTCATCCTGGTCGGCCTTCTTCTTTGA